The Bacillota bacterium sequence ATGAATGCGGCTAATGACACAATAGCCTGCAAGGTTGGCGCAGATAGTTCAATTTCTTCAGGGAATACAGTAACCGTTACCCTGCCGCAAAAACTTGCATATAACACTTCTTATTATATAATCGTGGATTCGGGCGCATTCGAAAACGCCTCTGGAAACGGCTGTGATGCAATTGATAGCAGCACAACTTGGGCTTTTACGACGGATATGGCGCCAAATTCAGCACCGACTGCATCGCAGGTTACTATTGCCGGTACATGCACAGTGGGCCAGACTTTGACAGGACAATATAAGTATTCTGACGCAGAAAACGATCCGCAAGGTACAAGCACCTTTAAGTGGTACCGCTCGGATGACGCGCAGGGCTTAAATAAACAAGAGATTACCGATGCATATGATAGCACGTACACACTTGCCCCGGCAGATTTTGGGAAGTTTATCAGCTTTGAGGTCACGCCTGTTGCATCAGCAGGTAATACAACCGGTGCAGCAGTGGAAAGTGAATTTACCTCTGCAGTTGCAGTCAGCGATGTAAGTTTAGCGGCAACAACACTCGCAAATGCAACGTATAATGCAAATTACAGTACAGTTACTCTAAATCCTGCAGTGGGCGGATCCGGTTCGTATACATATTTGATTACTGGGACATTACCTGCCGGTATGTCATTCGACAGCGCAGACCATAGTATCAGTGGAACACCAACTCAGGCCGGAACATATAACTTTACGATCAGGGCAGCTGATACTTTGGATACTTCAAAATATGCAGAGACTACCTTAACGCTTGTCGTAAACAAGGCAACTCCAACAGTCTCAGCATGGCCGACTGTATCAGATATAACTTATGGTCAGATATTTGGCAATGCAATTGACATATCTAAAGCAAATGCAAGTATTTCCGGTACATTCAGTGTGGAGGATGAAACAATTGTCCCGAACGCATCTTCAACGCCATATACCAAGAACTTAATATTTACTCCAACGGATACAGATAATTATGAAGCCGTTACGTTCCCGGCAACTATTACAGTTAATAAGGCAACTCCAACAGTCTCAGCATGGCCAACTGTATCAGCGGTAGCCTATGGCCAAACCTTTGGAAACGCTATCGATTCTTCTAAAGCTTCAGCAAGTGTTTCCGGCACATTCAGCATTGAGGATGCAGGCAAAACGCCTGATGCCTCTGCAACGCCATATACTAAAAACTTAATATTCACGCCATCTGATACAACAAATTATAATGTTGTATCTAATCCTACATCAGTTACCGTTAATAAAGCTACTCCAATAGTCTCAGCATGGCCGACTGTATCAGATATAACTTATGGTCAGATATTCGGCAATGCAATTGACGTATCAAAAGCAGAGACAACGGTAGCAGGCACCTTCAGCATACAAGACTCAAGCAATAAGCCTGATGCATCGGCAACTCCGTATAGCAAAAATCTTGTTTTCACACCTGATGATTTGGCAAACTATAACATTGCAACAATTCCCGCCGAGGTGACAGTGAATAAAGCAAATGCAGCTATATCGGACATCGTATGTGACAATAAGACATATGACGGTTCTGCCTTGGCACCAACTACAGAAGTTACAGAAGGGTCAGGCAGCATAGCTTATTCCTATACTGGCGAGGGGATTACAGGTAGCACCACACAGGCGCCATGCAACGCCGGGACATATACTGTTACCGCAACTCTTTCGGCAACCACGAATTATAATGAGGCTGTTAAGACTAAAACAGTTACAATTTCTAAAGCAGCCCAATCAGACTTGCTCATTATTAATAAACCGGAAACTACGGTTTACGGAGACACCTTTACGCTTGCAACTTCGGGAGGCAGCGGTGCGGGAGATATATCATGGCTTGCTGTTGGCGGAGCTGTGATTACTCAAAGCGGAACAGTAAATATTAACGGCATAGGTGACGTTATTATTACTGCAACAAAGGCAGGAGACAATAACTACGATCCAATAGTTGCTACATATACTTTTACACCGGGCAAAGCAACGCCGAACATCGGCAATGTAACCGCAACAAGTATTTATGTTGGCGACAGTCTGCGAGATTCAAATCTTAGCAGGACGGATAACACCATAGCTGGCACGCTTTCCTGGGATAAAAATGATTCTTTCAGTTCCACGACTGCAGGCACAAAAACGGCAACATACAGCTTTACACCATCCGGAGATGACGCAAATAAATATAATTCTATAACTGGCCAAACCGCCAGCGTTGCTGTGAATACAAGAGGTATTTTAAGCGTATCCGCTCCGTCTGCAATCGAAAGCAAGCCTTACGGAACAGCGCAGTCAGACTTAGGTCTTCCGGTAAGCGTTCAAGTTACAGTACAGGGTGTAAGCGGCGAAGTTGTGAGAAACGTTCCTGTAATCTGGTCTGGGTATAAGCCGGATACTTTAAGTACACAGACTCTGACCGGAACAATCGATCTAACCGGAAACAACGAACTCAACAACGACAAAAATTTGACTGTGTCTATTTCCGTTACACTCCAGCCGCTTACAGCAAAAACATTGCAAAATGTTTCTGCTAAAATCAAAGCCGGCTCTACCGACGCGGCGGAATTATTGTCAGCTTTGGTGACGAATCAGTTTGACGAAACAGTTGATGCGGATGCGACAAAAACGTCAGATTGGACATTCCCCTCAGATTATAATACCGCCACATCTTCCGCACAGACTATTACTGTTCGAGTTTACTTTAAACAAGGATATGCGCCTAAATATCAAGACGTTAAAATAAGTTATGATGTTGTCAATCCTGATAAACTTACTTATACAACAGCAGTAATACCGCAAATTAACGCAACCGATGCACAAAATGCATCCCAAAATGATTTGTTGAAATATATAAATGGGTATTCAGCTTTGACTGCAGTATGGCCGGACGATGCGGTTGGAACAACTGCTGCGGCAAATAACGCCCCTGCATATACAGCCCTTCCAACTACGTATGTACAGACCGGCACGAACTATATTTTAAGCCAGAATTACCTGGGAAATATTATTTCACAAAGCGTAACGGTGAGCGAAATTAAAAACAAAGTCCCTGAACTAAATATTAACTATAATAGTGAGACTATTAACACAACATCCATAGTGGCTTACAGTATAGACGGCGGTGATTGGAATCCGTGTGGAGACAACATGCCGATTTCTTCATTGCTTGGCAAAACCATAACCTTTAAGACTATAAAGTCAGGATATATGGTCGATTCAGATGTGACAAGCATTTTAATTCCAGAAAGAGAAGCGGCACCGACAAACTTAAGCGCCGTGATAAACGATAATAAAAATGAAATAAGCATTTCCGGGCTGGAAAACGGAACAGCTTATGAATATAGTCTGGATGGAATAACTTATAAAGAACTTAATTCCGGCAAAATTCCTGTTTCTGATTATCAAAGCCAAATCAATATTCGCAAGAAATATATCGATGGCAAAAGCCTGCATTCAGAGTCTGAATCAGTAGATGTTAAATACATTATTTCCTTTGATTCAAATGGCGGAAGCGCGATTGATCCTATTTACGCTGCATCGGGCACTGTGATTCAAGCGCCGAATAAGCCGAATCTTTCCGGGTTTAGTTTCATCGGCTGGTATAGCTCTAAAGATAGCAGCGGTAAGGCAATTGAATTTCCATACACAATTAATGGAAATGTAACCGTATACGCTAAATGGCAGCAATATATCTCTGGCGGCGGATCAAGTGGCGGAAGCCAAGGCGGCTCAAATTCTAATGACCAAAGCAATACCGGTACGCCGACTGTTGGAACTTCGAGTACAACAACAACTGCAAGCGGTCAGTCGGTTACCACTGTTTCTGTGGACGAAGGCAAACTAGAAAATATCCTTAATGGTAGCGATAATCCATCAGTAATCATTCCGGTAAGCGGAAATGCAGATGTTGTTGTAGGCGAACTAAATGGGCAGATGGTAAAAAATATGGAGCAAAAGGAAAGCGTTCTAGAAATAAAAACCGATTCAGCTTCATATACATTGCCAGCTTCGGAAATTAACATAGATGATGTATCAAAACAGCTTGGATCAGATGTAACATTAAAAGATATTAAAGTGAACGTCAGCATTTCAAAACCAGCTGCGGAAACAGCAACAATAGTAGAACAATCATCAGTAAAAGGTGGATTTTCAGTTGCGGTTCAACCAGTCGACTTTGACATTCAATGTTCAAACGGCGGAAAAACAGTCAACATATCACATTTCAACTCCTATGTTGAAAGAACAATAGCTATTCCAGACGGAGTAGATCCCACAAAAATTACAACTGGCGTTACGTTAAACCCAGACGGGACAATTCGTCATATTCCGACTCAAGTCACAGTAATAGACGGACATTATTACGCAAAGATAAACAGTCTTACAAACAGCACTTACTTCGTGATCTGGAACCCGATTGAATTTTCAGATATGCAGAATCATTGGGCAAAGGATGCGGTAAACGATATGGGTTCAAGGCTTGTTGTAAACGGTGTCGGCAATAAAAATTACGATCCTGACCGCAGCATGACCAGAGCAGAGTTTGCCGCAATAATCGTAAGAGCTTTGGGTCTGCCGCAATTTATGGGTGATAATTCTTTCACTGATGTGGGCAGCTCGGATTGGTTCTGCGGTTATATCGAAACTGCCGAGACTTATGGAATCATTAACGGTTACGGAAATGGGAAATTCGGCCCGAATGATTTGATTACACGTGAACAGGCAATGGCAATGATTGCAAGAGCTATGAAGGTTACCGGGCTAAAACTTGATCTTTCAGACGGCGATGTAAATACTATTCTTTCAAAGTCTTCTGATGGAAAAGATATATCCGATTACGCGAAGGAAAGTGTCGCGGCATGTCTTAAGACAGAAGTTGTGTTCGGTGAAGGAGAAAATTGCTTGATAACACCAAAGAGCAATGTTACGCGTGCTGAAGTTGCAACAATTGTTCAAAGGCTGCTAAAAAAATCTGATTTGATTAATTAGCGCTGACTAAAGTAATAACAAAATGCCGCCACCTCTAGACAGGTGACGGCATTTATATTTAACCCACCGGTTCTCAAATCACTTCAGTCTCTGAAATACAGGTCTCTGGTGTAAACCTTGTCCAGTACATCAGAAATCTCTTCGGTATAGCGGTTTGCCAAAATCACGTCAGAAACTGACTTGAATTCATCCAGCTCCTTAATGACCCGACTGTTAAAAAACAGGTCATCTTTAGTAGTTGGCTCATAGATTACAACCTCAATACCCTTAGCCATAATTCGCT is a genomic window containing:
- a CDS encoding S-layer homology domain-containing protein; amino-acid sequence: MKKLKRSLSILLSCVLMLTYIMPPAVYAADSDSVDGTTADYAWFGDGSASTFEISSASDLVGFANIVNGCDNQTPYNFSEKTIILTADIDLGQKAWAPIGAETEATNPQFCGIFNGNFHTISGLATSDGSCIATDMNGLFGYNAGIIENLKVTGNVAVTSSTLLTGGIAAFNVGTVINCCSNIQFSLNNINYDGNTLGGLVGINCKTIANCRAAGNVQNSTASDLSNLQFGGISCYSEGNIINCINTIDVSDITSVPLDGAVSYAEGSDQTVLLKNIYGPDTISSWSAQTGDNVEVYNVKGLPDSVLKGGTCTGGLSFSTNSSNSMIIDENTSDAIIKALNYGRTAIDGLPDGVSAKDWTYDTDGYPTINFTPADNGAPLLSDVTTAVSLGGNINVKCNKDAELYLVPKPAADYTLKSELDAAVAQGKTEACSTEILTPIGTAGLEPGLYQIYAVDSLGQLSLPSHSINILMPADYSWYGNGSASTFYISTAAQLRGLANITNGQDGQTQYGFAGKTIELTNDIDLGSKEWTPIGLDYFGGIFNGNYHTISNLSSTTAASMAGLIGYTETMVENLRVTGNITLSGNEFYAGGIVAMTYGELINCSADMNITVASCPDNAYVGSLAGYCSSLLNCAANGTISADNSVDSANLYAGGLTGGIRYGGIVNCCSSVAVPTFTGSAKIGDIAGACAHATLNNIFWAGSKHAIYGSDGGSNAQTNCEEISDAVLKGSACNTDLTYSNDYSDNENIPASSTDAVIKALNSGRAAITALPNGVTAKNWSYGSNGYPVPDFLGQDTSIPLISHISTSVIKGGAVTGMSSKNGTLYLVPKPETNYTQKSELIASLANGGKSTVCAAGIVRSFDTASLADGTYQIYAVDDLGQVSSPSPDITVYEPDASTDVWDGTSASYSWYGNGSQSTFYISTGADLKGFANLINGTDGKTATGMSGKTIVLTRNIDLGGHEWEPIGGNIGYQWFSGCFDGKNHTISNLCITAQKRNIGLFGVLDSKAFKNLNVTGNITVTLKNGMSSYAQEGIFAGGIIGYSYTGPIMNCSSNVNLNVTVEDSNNTLCSFAIGGIIGSISPGNNEGAGVFNCFSRGSISIKGNNSYGYGHIFGGGIAGAIRDGSNLANCYSTASLSSSGNTSATFLGTIIGGKADGSTAENYYWNTDNTSLPGIGKGIDFEGKEKTLVNTSTSFAGLSNQVLQGGASTIPYNNGSENTTAANILDALNDGRSVIPSTFSIAKAKGWNYESGVNDGLPVWEDSYATTNSFSPANGATAVPNDTQLNLTFSEPVTGISGKYIFVMNAANDTIACKVGADSSISSGNTVTVTLPQKLAYNTSYYIIVDSGAFENASGNGCDAIDSSTTWAFTTDMAPNSAPTASQVTIAGTCTVGQTLTGQYKYSDAENDPQGTSTFKWYRSDDAQGLNKQEITDAYDSTYTLAPADFGKFISFEVTPVASAGNTTGAAVESEFTSAVAVSDVSLAATTLANATYNANYSTVTLNPAVGGSGSYTYLITGTLPAGMSFDSADHSISGTPTQAGTYNFTIRAADTLDTSKYAETTLTLVVNKATPTVSAWPTVSDITYGQIFGNAIDISKANASISGTFSVEDETIVPNASSTPYTKNLIFTPTDTDNYEAVTFPATITVNKATPTVSAWPTVSAVAYGQTFGNAIDSSKASASVSGTFSIEDAGKTPDASATPYTKNLIFTPSDTTNYNVVSNPTSVTVNKATPIVSAWPTVSDITYGQIFGNAIDVSKAETTVAGTFSIQDSSNKPDASATPYSKNLVFTPDDLANYNIATIPAEVTVNKANAAISDIVCDNKTYDGSALAPTTEVTEGSGSIAYSYTGEGITGSTTQAPCNAGTYTVTATLSATTNYNEAVKTKTVTISKAAQSDLLIINKPETTVYGDTFTLATSGGSGAGDISWLAVGGAVITQSGTVNINGIGDVIITATKAGDNNYDPIVATYTFTPGKATPNIGNVTATSIYVGDSLRDSNLSRTDNTIAGTLSWDKNDSFSSTTAGTKTATYSFTPSGDDANKYNSITGQTASVAVNTRGILSVSAPSAIESKPYGTAQSDLGLPVSVQVTVQGVSGEVVRNVPVIWSGYKPDTLSTQTLTGTIDLTGNNELNNDKNLTVSISVTLQPLTAKTLQNVSAKIKAGSTDAAELLSALVTNQFDETVDADATKTSDWTFPSDYNTATSSAQTITVRVYFKQGYAPKYQDVKISYDVVNPDKLTYTTAVIPQINATDAQNASQNDLLKYINGYSALTAVWPDDAVGTTAAANNAPAYTALPTTYVQTGTNYILSQNYLGNIISQSVTVSEIKNKVPELNINYNSETINTTSIVAYSIDGGDWNPCGDNMPISSLLGKTITFKTIKSGYMVDSDVTSILIPEREAAPTNLSAVINDNKNEISISGLENGTAYEYSLDGITYKELNSGKIPVSDYQSQINIRKKYIDGKSLHSESESVDVKYIISFDSNGGSAIDPIYAASGTVIQAPNKPNLSGFSFIGWYSSKDSSGKAIEFPYTINGNVTVYAKWQQYISGGGSSGGSQGGSNSNDQSNTGTPTVGTSSTTTTASGQSVTTVSVDEGKLENILNGSDNPSVIIPVSGNADVVVGELNGQMVKNMEQKESVLEIKTDSASYTLPASEINIDDVSKQLGSDVTLKDIKVNVSISKPAAETATIVEQSSVKGGFSVAVQPVDFDIQCSNGGKTVNISHFNSYVERTIAIPDGVDPTKITTGVTLNPDGTIRHIPTQVTVIDGHYYAKINSLTNSTYFVIWNPIEFSDMQNHWAKDAVNDMGSRLVVNGVGNKNYDPDRSMTRAEFAAIIVRALGLPQFMGDNSFTDVGSSDWFCGYIETAETYGIINGYGNGKFGPNDLITREQAMAMIARAMKVTGLKLDLSDGDVNTILSKSSDGKDISDYAKESVAACLKTEVVFGEGENCLITPKSNVTRAEVATIVQRLLKKSDLIN